The Sesamum indicum cultivar Zhongzhi No. 13 linkage group LG6, S_indicum_v1.0, whole genome shotgun sequence genomic interval tttttgttttcaattttaattttcacctAGAAACGTGGattcttaaatttgaataGATTCTGAacatgagaatatgtttgaattaattaatcattttgtATTATACAATTTTGACGTCaactcaatatatttttttatttaataagaattataattttattgttttttatgtttgCAATGTCAactagaatatatttttatttaaacaaaattaatagttatattatttattaatttataattattagtcaCGCCATATCAAAACATTATACAAGAAATAGATTactagattataaattaatgattgaattattttatatgtatataaaacaGGTAATGATTGagctaaaaaaaatagtaatatattcttaataaaaatatgtataaacaaACATATCTTTTACTTTAATCACtattataatctaaaattttggCCGTCTCTCTTCGTCCCATAATCGATGAAGAACATGTAGAACTATTCTACATAAAGCAGAAATGAGTAACCGACAACCGGGGAAGAACATGTAGAGTTATTCTTTTAAGGTAATAACAGCAAGAGAACAATGTCCCAAGTTGCTGAAAGTAGAGACATGCTATTAGACAAATAAACATAGTGATTTACAAGCTGTCTTCATGGACGCGTTCCTTCACCTTGTCTGGACTAGGATGATCGCATGCCACTCAGACATCCAACACCATATAGAAATAGAAGCAATATGATGAAATAGCATGAAACACATACAAACTACCACCATACCCGCACATATGAAAGCAAACTTCTGACCAATCACAATGGACATTGAAATTCTTCTACGTCGAGGCGATTCAACTGCTATGCCTTGATAGATAACAGGATATGTAATGCAACAGGCAGAGCATCTTGGAAATCAGCCTCTCGGAAGAATTGCAAGTGCCATAGAACCAACACATAAGCTTTAGATCACCGTCTCTAGATTCTATCAAGCTTTTCTGCCTTAACAACTGGGTTGGCTTTGGCTATAGCATCCCGAGCTGCAGTGCGGTAATCAAAGGGGCAGTCGTGTTTGTCAGAATAGCGATGTGATCCACAGAAAAGATAACCACAACGGCATTTGAATCCAGTCAGGCCAACTCGTTTCTTGCAGGTGCTGCATCTGTTTGGACCTTCTTTTGTCTTAGGTTCAGCCGCCTCGGCAAAGCTAGAAGTGTTAATTGACGGCAAAGATATTGCCTTCGCTTCAACCAGATCAGTTTGCATGATTGCAGCATCTGCAACAACAGATTCCTGCTCATTGCCACTCGATGATCCATTGACGATGTTCTCGATTGATGATGCGGCAAGTTTGGCTTGTTCTTGTTTCAGTATCAGGTCCTTGTAACACTTGGAGCACATGTTCATGTTTGCAGCACTACCAAAGAAACCACAGTTGTTAACACACAAAATAGGACCTTCTGGGGGAGGTTGGCACCCAGTCTCATCATGCTCCATCTTGTAACTTTTGCTGCACTAAAATCCATTACAactaattatatcataattcatcaatttaCTTTTGCGTTCTTATATGCATAAACAAGGAAGGAACAAAGTAAAGAATAAAGGATGACTTTTACTTCAATAAATTATGGATAAGTATATTAAATCAACCACGTAGCAAGAAGGATACTCACTCCATCACCACCCTCTTCTAAAGACTAA includes:
- the LOC105163560 gene encoding zinc finger A20 and AN1 domain-containing stress-associated protein 8-like, which gives rise to MEHDETGCQPPPEGPILCVNNCGFFGSAANMNMCSKCYKDLILKQEQAKLAASSIENIVNGSSSGNEQESVVADAAIMQTDLVEAKAISLPSINTSSFAEAAEPKTKEGPNRCSTCKKRVGLTGFKCRCGYLFCGSHRYSDKHDCPFDYRTAARDAIAKANPVVKAEKLDRI